In one window of Bombus fervidus isolate BK054 chromosome 4, iyBomFerv1, whole genome shotgun sequence DNA:
- the Cht gene encoding choline transporter, which produces MINIAGLVSIILFYALILAVGIWAARKKEAGNDSEEEVMLAGRSIGLFVGIFTMTATWVGGGYINGTAEAIYTRGLVWCQAPFGYALSLVFGGIFFANKMREQGYVTMLDPLQDAFGERMGGLLFLPALCGEVFWAAGILAALGATLAVIIDMDQGTSVILSACIAVFYTLFGGLYSVAYTDVIQLFCIFIGLWMCIPFAWTNPKVQSLKSMDVDWIGEVKPGEYWSYVDYGLLLIFGGIPWQVYFQRVLSSKTAGRAQVLSYVAAVGCILMAIPPVLIGAIAKATPWNETGYTGPYPFTEAETSMILPMVLQYLTPDFVSFFGLGAVSAAVMSSADSSILSASSMFARNVYKLIFRQRASEMEIIWVMRVGIGVVGILSTVMALTIPSIYGLWSMCSDLVYVILFPQLLMVVHFKEYCNTYGSLAAYIIAFIVRISGGEPLMGLPALIHYPGYDEETNTQGFPFRTMAMLMSLVTLISVSYGTQVAFLTGRLAPGYDFFRCVVNIPEDVERVGPDPAEGEQMAVLAAGIGRLYGSKDESNGRVNPALEPDYDMEPGCKIAGESDSVVAGSGGGGGRAHLVPHGPNVPRQPQSSTAF; this is translated from the exons ATGATCAACATAGCGGGTCTCGTTTCAATCATCCTGTTCTACGCGCTTATCCTAGCCGTAGGAATATGGGCGGCCAGGAAAAAGGAAGCTGGCAACGACTCCGAGGAGGAAGTGATGCTGGCAGGTCGTTCCATCGGTCTGTTCGTCGGGATATTCACGATGACAGCGACCTGGGTCGGCGGCGGATACATCAACGGCACCGCCGAAGCTATTTACACGAGAGGTCTGGTTTGGTGTCAGGCTCCGTTCGGATACGCCCTTAGCCTCGTTTTTG GTGGTATATTCTTCGCAAACAAAATGCGAGAACAGGGGTACGTCACGATGTTAGATCCTCTTCAAGATGCGTTTGGCGAACGTATGGGAGGTCTTCTGTTTCTTCCGGCCCTCTGTGGCGAGGTCTTCTGGGCCGCAGGTATTCTGGCAGCTCTGGGTGCGACGTTAGCGGTCATCATCGACATGGATCAGGGAACCTCGGTCATTTTGAGTGCCTGTATCGCAGTTTTCTACACACTCTTTGGTGGTCTTTACTCTGTTGCTTATACCGATGTTATTCAACTTTTTTGCATCTTCATAGGCTTG TGGATGTGCATTCCTTTCGCTTGGACCAATCCAAAGGTACAATCCCTTAAATCCATGGACGTGGATTGGATTGGTGAAGTGAAACCAGGAGAATATTGGTCCTACGTAGACTATGGGCTTTTGTTGATATTTGGTGGCATCCCTTGGCAAGTGTACTTTCAACGGGTCCTATCTTCGAAAACGGCTGGAAGAGCGCAAGTATTGAGTTACGTAGCTGCGGTAGGCTGTATTCTCATGGCAATCCCACCTGTTCTAATTGGTGCAATCGCCAAAGCAACGC CTTGGAACGAGACAGGATACACCGGTCCATATCCTTTCACCGAGGCAGAAACAAGCATGATTCTACCAATGGTTTTGCAGTATTTGACGCCAgatttcgtttccttttttggGTTAGGCGCAGTATCAGCAGCAGTGATGTCTTCAGCGGATAGTAGCATCCTTTCGGCTAGTTCCATGTTCGCcagaaacgtttataaattaatcttcCGTCAGAGG GCGTCGGAAATGGAGATCATCTGGGTGATGAGAGTGGGAATAGGCGTGGTCGGAATATTGAGCACAGTGATGGCATTGACGATACCCTCGATCTACGGCCTCTGGTCGATGTGCTCGGACTTGGTCTACGTGATCCTCTTCCCTCAGCTGTTGATGGTGGTCCACTTCAAAGAATACTGCAACACTTACGGCAGTCTAGCTGCTTACATAATAGCCTTCATCGTGAGGATTAGTGGTGGCGAACCGTTAATGGGTTTGCCCGCGCTCATTCACTATCCGGGGTACGACGAAGAGACGAACACTCAAGGGTTCCCCTTCAGGACAATGGCGATGCTGATGTCGTTGGTGACATTGATAAGCGTGTCATACGGCACGCAAGTAGCCTTCCTGACGGGCAGGCTGGCGCCTGGATATGACTTCTTCAGATGCGTGGTCAACATACCGGAAGACGTCGAAAGAGTCGGACCAGATCCGGCGGAGGGCGAACAAATGGCTGTCCTAGCTGCCGGTATTGGCAGACTTTACGGTAGCAAAGACGAATCAAACGGCCGAGTTAATCCTGCGCTCGAGCCGGACTACGACATGGAGCCGGGATGTAAGATAGCCGGGGAATCGGATAGCGTCGTGGCAGGAAG